ttggaTGCCTTTTAACCATCTGACAAACACTTCTGATGTAGCATACTGGCAGCTTAAGTGATGCCTTACAGATCTGCCAACATGACTGCTGACTCTTAGTCATGTTCTTCTCGCCATCAAACttgctgaaataaaaaaaaaatgctaaagaGACGCTGTCAGTTAGATCAAGATGCTCCCGAAGAGATCAGATCATTTCAGAGACAGCTGACATTTACTGTCTTTGAAGATTTAGAATAAAAAGATTTGATTTTCTCACACTTACACCAGTTCTCTGGTATTGTAAACACACTATGAGGCTGAAATTATGTCATATACCCTTTAAATCTTAATGAAAAATTGGTGAGAAAGGATTCCCACAGGTTCCCCACCTTCACTCTTGTGCTAAAGGTTGCACCACTTGTTGTTATTACACCTCCCACACTGACACTTACATATATATTCACACCTATACAAGCTCACATATAGTCTTAAAGGTGTAGAGACACTTGTATTAGCTGCATGACTGTCCCccatgtctctgtgtgtgtaggcGTGTGTCACTATTGGCTGTCAActatcttgtttttttccacattttccctTCTGAAGatatttgctgtaataaataatcgcttgatctttttttttcctccgcACTTGTACACTGTGGTTTTGTTTAGctcttctgtgctgtatatttCCCTGCTTTTCACTGTCTGTCAGTGTCTAGACAGACGAGAAAGAGAGCAGAGCAGGTAGACAGATGAACTGGACACAATTGGTAGCAGAGTGAGTGatcatacacacaaaaaaaaagaaaagaaaagaaaagggtCAACTTCTTACCACTGACCCAGGCAGCCTGGAGAAGAGGTCAGAGCTCACCACGGATGCAGCAGCTACCTCACTCTGCGTTttctcctcctttctgcagCGATGACCTTTCTCCAGACTCGTCTATGGGGGAGGAAGGgaagggaggagagggggagcTGCAGAGTGAGGCCCAGTCACAGCCAGAACCACAACCACAGCCACAGCCCCAACAACAGCCCCAACAACAGCAAGAGACTCAGCCACAGACTCAGCCACCACAGCCCCAGTCTGAGGCCCAGCCACAGATTCAACCCCAGCCCGAAGTCAAACCTcagccagaaccagaaccagaaccaaaaccCCAGCCTGCACCAGAGCCCGAGCCCAAAACGGAGGCTCCGAGCGAGGCGGCGCCGCAGGACGCCCCCAAAGAAGCCCCTTCGCCTTgcagagaggagcagcagactggggggaaggaggaagagaaggacaAGTCAGAAGAAGGAGTTGTGGAGGCTAAGAGAGAGCGGGAGGggcaggaggagaaggaggaggaggaggaggaggccaagCGGCATGAGGGCGAGGCAgcacaggaggaagaggaggacgaggatGGTGGGGGAGCTAAAGGAGGTGGCGCGGGGAGGAGGGCCAGCTTGCACCACACGGCCTCCCCCTTGAGGGTGCAGCGCAACGGGGCCGGCTCGCACTCCGCCACCTCCGACTATGAGCTCTCGCTTGACCTCAAAAATAAGCAGGTAGGGTTTTGTTGGGGGTCGTTGGGGGGAGGGAGGTGAGTGGTTGGTgtgttgtttgatttttttggcggggtgggaggggagggagagggCGGCAGGTTTACTGTAACTTGGCCTTGTGTGTATTGTACGTTTTGTGGTCTGACATGTTTGtggtgtttagttttgtttttttttttctgtccgaGAAGGAGGAAGGAGCAGGAACATTTGGTTTTGTGGGCAAAGCCGGCGTCTGAtgagattttaattttttctattGATTTCTTTTGTTCGTTTTGTCGTATTGATCCCTTCTGGCGCTTGTGGTAAACTgtattcattttcttcattatcATTAACCATCATTATCATTTTCATATCATCACGTCATCCTCACTCGGTTGTGTCTTTCACCAAAACTGGATTGTGAAAGAATGTTTTTTGAAAGCACTAATCCCCAGGTATTTTCACGATGTTGTAATTTACACTACAGCAACTCATGTACATCACTTTATAGGTTCAGGGAACTGTATTACTTTGGCACGGATGCATAGTTACACACACACGTCAGGGTAATATTTAATCAATGTATGACCAAAAGTGCATTTGTATCTGCATGAATCAGCCTTTTATCTGCTTTATAATACTCAGTGGATGATGAAAAACCCTCATTTCTGTGAGAATAAAAGCGTGTGACAGTTATCTGTTCTCATCTTATTACAGCAACTTAAACTGATTTGTCTAAGCTGATGTGTTTGTGGGAAAGTGACTGGATTTGTACAtgcatttccatgtttttcatGTCTGTGTTCTTATCGTGCTCTTCATCAGGGATTCAGAAATCATCTGCATTGCATAATCATCTCCATTTCAAGAACCATCAAACATTCATCTTCCATTTCCATCGTCATCCATCAAAACAACATTCTCGAGTCCAGGGATCTTCGACCAGGTAAGATGCAGTGTTTGGGTCCAACATGCGATGCTTGTAATGATTTTATTATATGTATGGTTTCTGAGTATGATGCAACTCGTAAAACATTGTCTTTGTGGCCCTTTCCAAAAGTTTATCCTGGTGATGCCATGGTAACTTCATTGGGTTTATCGTGGCTTGAGCTGGAAACCATTCACAATGTGGAGATGGTTAAGGCACCTAACGGGAAATGTAAGGTCAAATGTTTCTGGTAGGAAACATCATAGAGGCACCATCAGCTTGAGCTTTAACCATTTGTTTTCCAAATTTGAGCTCCTATGCTTTATGCAACTTCAATCTTGAATCTCAATAcctcttaaagaaaattttcAAGCAGAAATACTAAAGTTTTGTTTGTTCCAACTTCTTGATTGTATGGATCTGTAGTAGTAGTAAATGATTATTCCATAAGTTTGGACTGCTACTGACAGTATACCAAACTATCAAGAAAACTCTGTCAGATTAGTTGACAACAAATGCCATGCAGGTAttttttcctcaaatgtctcAATGCTCTTTGATCAATTCTTTTCCTTATAAGGAACAAAGGTTGTCGACCTTCGCCCCTTAAGTCGGAACTTCCATCACTGTCAGTGTGTTTTGGCAGACTTGGACCCACCGAATCGATAACCAAGAACAATCAGTAAACATAGTCCCTCTGGTGTTTCTCGGCCTCAGGGACCCAACCACAGACTCTGAAAGGACGGAATAGATGTAATTTGGGAcctttgggtctttttgtgtctaCAGTAGTTAAATTCATAGCAATAGTGAAGACACAAAAGTGCAAGAtaagctaaaagaaaaaaaacctttgagTGGATTGCTACTAAAATCCATCTTCCAAGTGACTTGCTATTGAAACTAATGCATTTGACTGGGATGGTTACATATATTGTACTCCCTGTCAGCTCCATTTTCACTCAATTTTGACTTAATTTCCTCCCTTATCACTTTCCTAATCAGTTCCTAAGGTTCTCTTAACCTCGGTTTCTGACCTGTATCTCCTTTTCACCTCCATTTTCTCTCCTTTAATCTCGCATCTCAAAGTCCACCTTTCGTGCTATCTCGCTGTCAACGAGGCCGGAGATACGCGATCAGCTAGATTGATCTTCTGTCTGTACAGCTGGGGGTGCAGGAGCTTGATGGATCTCCAGATCAATGTCAGGGTAATTGGATGTGCTGGGCGATACCTTGATTGCTGAGGAAGAACCTCATGATGAAGTATTTGAGCGTTGACTCACTTCAACTTGAGCATTCAACCTCCGGAAACCCCTGTTTTTCCTTCTGAAATTTAAATTGTcattaaatttcaaataaagtgTTTAATTTGAGTGCTGGCAAATCTTTTTAAGAACATGTTGTTCTTATACCACATGGTGATTACATTAATATGCATTTCTGTAAGTGAACATTCACAATGAATCTGCTGACTGATTTATATATTCTACTTGTAATGCTTAGAGTGGCGGCAGAGGTGAACTTAAttaattaaaactgtaaaatcagagacatctgttttgattgtgaTCAACAGTCCCCCCTCCAAAAAGATAAAAGTTGCATATAGAATGTGAAACTTCACTCttctgtatagctcaatgggtagagtggctgtcttgcaaccagagggttgctggttcaatccctggcctggagagctcatgtcaaggtgtccttAAGCAAGATGCCAAATCCTTAACTGCTCCTGATGAGCTGTGGTTAGTGCCTTGTGTGGCAGCTTAATCCATCAGTATGTGATAGCATTTTTGTTGTActctgtataatgacaataaagaccttcttcttcttaatGGTACTGTTactagtttaactacatttttcaaTACCGTTGTGGCAATGTGCCGTAggctgtatataaagatggatgatTTCACCAATAGATTTCCCAAACAGCAGTTTAAAGCTCAGTGTTTTGGCTTGCCATCTTAGCAGTGCCAAATTGTGATGAACTCCCAAGCTAATCCAGAAATGAGCACAGAAGTGGTGTCGGTGGAGCTGAGGTGGGCCATGCAACATTTCTGGGCCATGGACTGTCATGTGACAGCACTTACATGTCATTCCAAGCAGCTACacccttaattatgcataacttaAGTAATGACACAATTGCTTTttcttgaaaaacaaacaagcatcaGATTACAGTCTTTCTGATGGTTTTTGAAATACTTAACTGCTATATGCCGAGATTAGCTAAGTCTATGCCTAAAGTTGTGAAATTTATTAACATTTACTTTATTGTACGTCTCACtttaaaatatgccaaaaatagATTCTAATTGGGGGCTTTGCTCCTTGGCACACCCATGAAGTCCTGAATGACAAAAACTTAGGAATGTTTCGGCtaaactgggttgaactgcaggttgtgttttacATCAAGCAGAGAGGAGGCAAATATAGAATCGAATTAAAATGTAAGTCAtaaaatactgtatatatatagaGTCAAATTGTATTTCCAATAATGGTAAAATCTGTTGGAACTTTGCAAAATTATTAATCATATTGAGtcaagttttcttttcaaattcaacttttgtttttcccTTTCGTTGGTATATGGCATTATCACTTTGGTTTCCTCCCTATTTATTCTGATATCAGGTTATCGCCCAAAATAACATGGCGTATCCAAAATGGCTGAGTTGTGAGACTTGTCTATAAGGATTTTAATATCGCAAAGGCCATGTTACTGAAGTGAGGTTGTGTGTAAATTGTGTTACGTCAACCAAAGTTCCTCTCTCAGTTACTCTTTGCATCTCTGTCATCCAAAACCTGAAGACTTGTGGGGTTTATCCTGTTTATACAGCACcaacacatttacaaaaaagcTGCTCCTCAAACTCAGAGGTCTTTTAGAAGAATGTAATCCTTGCCAAATACAaagcttttttctgtgtttttgggaTGATGAATTAATAGCCTGACTTTAAATGTCTTTTCCTGCTCAGTAATTGCTGCTGTTCTCTCCTTGAGTGGTTGGGGTTCTCTTGAGTCCAAAGACATTAGCCTCTATTGAAGGACACACTGTTTAGGTTGGGGTTCAGAATGTGTTTTCCATGATACATCAAAACATTTGAAGTGTTTAGTAGCCTGTCTAAAACTGCTGATGTGACAACATAAAGAAAAGTAACAGCCCATGTGATGACACTGTTCAATAGATTCGTGCTGAGAACAGTGAAAATGTAGCATATCATGGTTTTTGGCCACTCTGATGAGACTGtagtttttgtttagttttttctgaCACAGACCAGTCAGTGTGATCCCAATTTTTTGTCTGCATCACATTTTATCTTTCAGAAACCACTGAGGTTTTTCTACAAATGACTTTGGTCAAGGATGCGTCAGCTAAACAGTCTCCACCCTCTGATGACATCAAGCTTTTTCCATTGTCATCCTCATTTTGTAATACAGTCAGCATTAGTGGTGTCCCAGTTTTGCTGTTATATAATCGTCTCATTAATCATGCagatgtttctgtgctgtaagACAGTGTGCATGAGCATGAAAGCTAATAGTCATGGCTTTGCATTTTGCCCCTTATTTCTGCAACACACAAGATAAGATCATCCGCAGTGTTGTTTCCACACATCAAGCTCCtcttttaaatttaaaggtGAAATGTACATGTGAAAATTAATAGAGAGTCTCTGTATGGCCACATTTAATTCCTTATGGCAATGATATTATGTCTATGATCTGTATTGTGTATAGATTACTAAGCTTTGGAAATACTGCCCGTGTGCTTTTTGATCATTTCAGGCAAAATTATCCTCAGCAAGAATGCAAATAAGTGGTTTTAGTGACAAGCACCAAAAGCATCCATCcaaaaagttgtttaaaatgcGGTATTGCTGTTGTAGCTCATGAAAGCAAACactaaaaaacagcaaaacaaaagtgaatTTAGACAATTTTCTCAGAGTTAATGGGGTTCCATTAAACTGCAGGCCTTTTACAGGGAAAATATTCTGTCTTTATGCAGCTTTTTACATCACAAAGCAGAAGGTTATAAAGGAGACATTTAGACCGGAGCTGTTTTGTTATAATGATACCATAGAAGGAGGGCAAGAGTAATCATggcaaatgactcaaaacagaaaatctgcctcttgaaatcaaattaaaaagaagaaaccaTGCTGTGCATTGCACTTTTGATTGACCTTTACCTTTGAGGCAAATTTCCATTTGAGGCACAAACAATTTCAGTCTAAAACGCATTCCTTTTCCAAAGCCCTTGAGTATTAATATTTCATATATAGACGGAGACAGTCTCGAATTTCAAGCCAAGATCACCACACTTCCTGCAGCACTTCCAGCCCAAAATCTACCTGCAGCTCAAAAGTATTTGAAATTTCCATTTGAGATCATGTTTCTATTTAAATGAGATCATTATCTCAAATTGATATGCTCGCATTAAGCCCCCTTTTTGGGATGGGAAGCTTGTTTGACTTCAGGAGGCTTAGAGACTAATGCCCTTgactttaaatatttacatgtcTCTTTTATCCTCCCTTATCTATCCTGTTCCTCTTCATTATACCTTGCAGCATCTGTTTATATTCACTTTCAACCCTCAAACTCTGTCACTGCATACCCTAGTTTCTTTCTACACATTCAGCAGATGCAGTAGCACGTTGCGCTGGATTGTTTTCCACCTTTTTCCCTCCCTCATTCAAAGGGGAACATCAGGTCAGCATGGTGCTGATCTGCCCGTCAAAATCGATTTGGAGACAGTGGTGGAACAGAGCTGTGCCATCACCATTCTCTCAAACCACTGCGCCTCCGGAATAATCTCTCTCTCCATCAGCGCTTAGTGAAGTGATCAGAGGTAGAACTGACAGTGGGCTAATGGGGGAGATTTTCAGCAGTGCCATTCTTGACGCAGTCATCAGTCTCGCCACCTCTTTCTATATCTCACCTTCCCCTAACCACCCTGAGCcacttgttttcttgtttcttccTTGTTGTTTTCATCCATCTTTTGgttccttctttcttttcttttttacatgcATTTCACAGGCCAGGGTGTGTGCTGGCGTAAAACTTGATCATTGTAGCCATAAATCCTGGCAAAGGGTAGATAAACACATTATTCATCATCGGTTTCGTGAAATGCTATTATTAGTGTGGCACTATTAGTGACTAAAAAAGGGAACTGAGATTTGTTGGACTCAAACAGAACTTAAGGGAGTTTTTGCTCATTGTTTAGTTGTCCAGCCCacaacttttctgttttgtctcactCTCACGGGTCTCAAAGTAACATTTATGGCCTCATCAGGCAAGCTGTGGTCTGTGAAAAAGCTCTTAAAACCCACTGTGAACTATAATCTGCACCAAATACAAAGTTATGTACCAGCTGTTGACTGTTATGGAGGTTTTAggtacaaaaagacaaatatatcAATCAAAAAGTTAGTCAAGACCAAAAACAATGCTAAAAGAAATTTATTGTTGAACTTGCATTCACTTGGTGGCCAAAACAGAACTTTGAATTAGTTTGGTGTAAAGAGTTGAAAGGTAGAACATTACAACATAATAGTGATGGACCATAGCACACTTGTGCTGAACTTTAAAGGCCTAAACTCTCTACTACTTTGGCACAGTGCTGGTGCTATGCAGAActtcttgttgctgctgtttgctgtcacGTGGCTGGCAAATATGTGGAACATTCAGAAGTGTAGGCTACTCCGGTTCTTGTGTGTGCTGTTCTTGGTGCTTTTTCCTCCTGATGTAGAAAGATAGACATCGTACCAAAGTGTAACGGAGTGAAAGCGAGTGATAAAAGTAATGGATTATAAATAATGAAGTATTTACTGGTAGGCCAGTTGCATCAGTACTCTTGCTTATAAACACGTGTATTGTTCATCTTACTGAAAAGACCCCAGCCTTCAACCTATACGTAGTGTCATCACAAAGGGATTTTGGCTTGTTGTGCATCTCTATGTTGAATTGTCTTCACTCTACAGAAGCGGAAAACTATGCAAACACGCACCAATATGGAGCCATAAATTGGCCTTGACAAGACAAGAGCACCACCTATCAATCACCATATTATTACAGACAAATGCCCATTCTGGGGAAAGTGAAACTAACTTATAAGGAAAATGTGAAGCTGTAAAATTTGAAATTTTGTTGTACTACCGTCCTGTACTGAggtaaaatgacaataaagcttctaATTCTGATTGACTTTGTACACTTAAGGGGGTTGACCAATGTTAGCGTAGCAACTCAAGGACAGAGGAGCTCAAGCCTGAAAGAAAAGGAGCCAGGGGCTGTTGTGTTGCAGCATTGTCTTTGTTTGTAGCAAAATAAAACTGGTAGTAAAGACGACAGTGCTGTTTATGGTGTCatctgaaagcagcattaattaCAGAAATAGAAGTTGCCACCAGTACTGTTACCATCACTTACAGTGTATATTCAAAGTGATATAAAATCATGTCTGCATTACTTTCAGTCCTTTTACGCCTGGCATCAAATCCTGTCCACTTTCCTCTTGCTTTCTTGCTCCATTCATCATGTCCCTACTAGTCCTAATGGCTCTAATTCCGTCCGAATGGCAAAGTGTATCAGATACACACACTAATAAAGAAAGCAACGTGACCCAAATGCTTTATTCATCATCCCCGACCCCAGCTTACGCAGaaggcaaaacaaacaaactcgaCTGCTACATTTAATCAGACGCAGGCCCGCTGACGGGCCTTTTCCCCCCATTCAAGGGCACCTCTGCAGTGGAACTCTTTGGCGAATTTGTTTTGTTGAGGATCACCTCTCTGAGTAATGAGGTCAATCATATTACCTCGGTGCTTGTCTTAGAattaaacaaaagacagaaggagaagacTACGCAAGCTATTTTGGAGCACAGTCATGATGATAAGGCCTTGTCATTTCAGGAGTGCACACAGCGGAGAACAATCCAGATTAAAAAGTGATGAATATTCAGGCTGAGTTCGACCAGTCTGCAGGAGCTGACAGCTACTGAGGAGTCACCATCGGCAGATACAGTCGAGCTGTAAACCAACGTCCTATTCAGAAAGCACCTTAATATTCTCCGTACGTTTCACTTTTCTCGCAGAGGCTCTGCAGTGAAATATAAATGGAGTAGATAAGATGGATTTTCAGTGTCATTCCACTTTTCTAAAGAGCTTTGTGTGTGATTTCCTTCCTCCAATGACATGACAGTAGCTGCATCTTGTTGAACTAACCACTTATCAGAAATTGCAAACCCCCTCCGGCTATTACAGCCTATCAGTGCTTTTCGGTGCAGAAGTCCAGATGAGGTGGCGTGGTGACTTTGTCCAGGACTAAAGCAAAAGGAGATTAGCGgctaaaagtcacattttgatcCGCCGAGGCCACGGTAACCATTCACTCAATTGCATTTGAATTGACAGGAAGGGTGTTTTTCGTGGACCAAATTAATCCTCACTTACATGTTGCACTGATACGACAGCCCAGCTCAAATCCTGGAGAGGTCTGAAGAAGGGAAGATTCAGGATTTCTATTTTGTAGAATTAAATGCTACATCTATGCAGGATATTTTACATTCTGTGTATTGATTCATGTTTGTAAATTGacactgtgttttctttcaaagcTCCACACTCGTGCCCTTGATAAAGttagaacagaaacagaattaTATTCATTGATTTAGTGTGAATGAAAAGGATTTCAGAGTGACTTGGGAAGATAAGCGCTCTTTCTGGGCACTTCCAAAGATACCCACACCCTGATTGTTCTGGGAAACTCAAAGAGGTTTCATCTAGTGTTTGAGCTGCTGCCAGATGAGCACGGCTATATTACATCTCTATCTATTTCCCACAGCAtttgagcaattttttttttccacaggcAAGATTAATGGCCTGTTCAGTTTCAGACAATTTACAGTCATGTGGAGGACTTTCTCTCAGGAATTCACACAGATTATAAGTTCTATTTATTGAGGAAATGAACGGTTTATCCAAATGCCGCGAGTCAGCCATTTCGGTGTTTGTTACTCTCAGACCGTGGCTTTGACAAGAATGCAATAGTTTCAGTATATACACATCAGAACACCAGCGTGGAAACTAAAGTTACGGAGTCATCTAAGAATACTATTATTTGAATTTGTAGTATTTAATATCTGGATTTTGCCTTTCAAAAATCAATTTTACAGCCCTTCTCACctcattttgttcttcttttcccACCATAATTAACCAATTTCACTTTACATGTGCAGCTCATTCATTTTCCGCccacacttcagctgtttatcATGCTGCTTTTCAGCTCCTATATGATATTAATCTTTCATGCACCATAGGCgaacaaaacaatattaaaaatgttcaaacactGGTGCATGCATGCTGTCCGCTCACAAATATAACCATCCCTGAGGGAAATATTATTGGAGTTCCAGATTCAGAGCCCTCTGTGATCTTAAGCAATGTTTTTCTCTTATCTGTGTGCATCTTGGGTTTGTTGTCAATTTGTATATGAAGCGGTGACTGCCATGTATAGTTGAGATTCTTGTGAAATCAAAAACACCAGTTCATTGCTTTCTTTCTGTATCcctctttcttctgtttcttcagaTCGAAATGTTAGAGCACAAATACGGTGGCCACCTCATCTCCCGCCGTGCTGCCTGCAAGATCCAGACTGCCTTCCGCCAGTACCAGCTCAGCAAAAACTTTGAGAAGATCCGCAATTCGCTCTTGGAGAGTCGTCTGCCTCGACGCATCTCCCTGCGCAAGGTCCGTGTCCAGAATACGGAGGGTTTCTCCGCTGAACGGGCGCTGGCAGAAGGCTGTAACTTGGCAGGGATCCCACTGGTGCGCTCGCCATCTCTGCCTGCCACAGTCGGTGGCACCCTGACCGACCTGGAAGACTCATTCACTGAACAGGTTCAGTCACTGGCAAAGTCCATTGACGATGCACTCAGCAACTGGAGCCTGAAGACCATGTGTTCCCTGCAAGAAGGCGGCACCTATCAGTTCACCGCCGACTCCTTCAGtgcggcggcggcagcagcagcggcggctGCGGGTGCAGGAGGGGGTGGAGAAGGAGGCAGTTTGGGAGAGTCGGCAATTCATCAAGGCCCTGTGGACCCGAGTGATCTGTCGAGAAGCGCAAGTAAGCTGATGATGGCGTTTCGAGATGTGACAGTGCAGATTGACAGCCAGAACTTCCGTGTTTCGTCATCAGTCATGGAATCATCCACTTCCGTCACGCTTGGCAGTGGCGCCGAACAAGACGGAACCTCCACCACTGTCACAACCACAACAAACTCCACACCAGCTTTCGTTGTCCCCCCTGCCTCCTCACAAGAACCCCCTCCTCCGCCTGCAGAGGTCCCAGCTCAGCACATAGATCCGCCACCACCACCCCAAGAACCCCCACCACCGCCGGAGCCTGACATAGAAGGAGGCGATCAGGATATTGAATTCCCTGCGCCGCCTCCCAGTGAAGAAGAGCTGGGAGAGGATGAACAACCTCCCCTGACCCCTCTGGATAAGATGGCTGCCCCTCAAAGCCTAGAGGAGGTTGGCATGGTGGCACCGCCGCCAGGAGAACCTCCCCACATCCCTCCGCCACAGGAGGCTGTGCTGCTGGGGAGCTCTCCTGTGGTGGAGCCTCTGGATGTCAAGAGATGCGGCTCTGAGACGGCGGACAACAGCTCAGAGcagatgagcagcagcagcacgtcGACGGAGGCGCGCTCAACATCCGAAGCCTCGTCCAAGGAGGCACTGCAGGCCATGATCCTCAGCCTGCCACGCTACCACTGTGAGAACCCCGCCAGCTGTAAATCACCCACGCTGTCCACGGACGTCATGAGAAAGCGCCTCTACCGCATCGGCCTCAACCTCTTCAATGTGTGAGTAGCCACTGTTCATTCATTCACGTTGAGATGAttgtaattaaaatgtaaatcagGCTGAGTTTTTGTGCTGTCAGTTACAAATCGTTGCTACCTCGTGAACCACGATTAACTGTACCGCAATTATTGATTTCAAAGAGATGTGGGTATGACAGAACAGTTTTGTGAATTATGTTTTACAACAGTGATGAAACAAAATGAGTTTCTCCCCCCTTCCTTTGTTTCAAAACACACTTAAGATTTGCACACTCAGGATTATATTGATAAATCCAATCAGGAAATTCCATGACATTTTGGAGTAATTGGGATGATTATTTGGCAGTTTTAGCATTACCTCCAGGTGCTGGAGTGCTTGGTTAAAGGtcataaattcatttaaaattggGGGTTTTAAATCTTGAGAAGGTCAAAAGAAAAGATGACAGTAGATTTATTGCAAAGGATAGAATTGTGTGTGCACAGTGAGATTTATCAAACAGTCTGTACCCTCCACCCCTCCTCGAGGTGTACATGAAGTTTGATGGAACCCTCTGGACCCAAAAGAGCCAAGAAAAGCACTTCACAAATCCCCATTGTGCTGAAAGAACAAACATGACGAAACCCAAGTACTAAGCTAGATTTGAAGCATCTTCTTTCTTCTCAGTGAGACAGATCAGCACATGGGACTAAGAGAGAGAAGGTGATTCATTGAGACAGAGAAGTGTTGGAAGATTGATTTGTAAGAGGAAACGAAACAAATGTGGATGAAATAGTTAGTGGTAACTTAACGTAGGAGCAGATAGCCTTTACTCAGACAGGGCGGTAATGACAGTTGGATAAGCCCCATGCTCCTCAGTTACTGCCGGTATGCTTGTCAAACTTTTTATTCTCGCTCAGCGCATACTGGGTGCAATTTACATGGATACTAATGGCAGACAGTGGATTCCTGAGTTCAGACAGAAGTCCCTTTCAGACATGGGATATGTTGCCAAGCTGACAAAGTGACTGCTTTGTGTCATTCAAGCATGGGTGACTTTTACATTAATGTTCCTTATggcttcattcagac
This is a stretch of genomic DNA from Acanthochromis polyacanthus isolate Apoly-LR-REF ecotype Palm Island chromosome 1, KAUST_Apoly_ChrSc, whole genome shotgun sequence. It encodes these proteins:
- the iqsec3a gene encoding IQ motif and SEC7 domain-containing protein 3 isoform X2 translates to MESLLDNPMKAVLYLKELTTIVQNQQSLIQTQRQRIDELERKVEDLIGENRQLRDPHHYVQQPPQPQHHHHHHHHPPTHRSASPQAPAHLHPHPGSNKAAAHLGQQAQQQQQQPPPPQQQQQVTGLSAQPQQHHAPPVPSSHHPQQLQLVPTSPQSPKASKASPDSAEEDKRSPCCKSLVPQTPTTLCRSVGLARKADNQTVLHQFCCPAPEAPEGETSTACVPSDDLSPDSSMGEEGKGGEGELQSEAQSQPEPQPQPQPQQQPQQQQETQPQTQPPQPQSEAQPQIQPQPEVKPQPEPEPEPKPQPAPEPEPKTEAPSEAAPQDAPKEAPSPCREEQQTGGKEEEKDKSEEGVVEAKREREGQEEKEEEEEEAKRHEGEAAQEEEEDEDGGGAKGGGAGRRASLHHTASPLRVQRNGAGSHSATSDYELSLDLKNKQIEMLEHKYGGHLISRRAACKIQTAFRQYQLSKNFEKIRNSLLESRLPRRISLRKVRVQNTEGFSAERALAEGCNLAGIPLVRSPSLPATVGGTLTDLEDSFTEQVQSLAKSIDDALSNWSLKTMCSLQEGGTYQFTADSFSAAAAAAAAAAGAGGGGEGGSLGESAIHQGPVDPSDLSRSASKLMMAFRDVTVQIDSQNFRVSSSVMESSTSVTLGSGAEQDGTSTTVTTTTNSTPAFVVPPASSQEPPPPPAEVPAQHIDPPPPPQEPPPPPEPDIEGGDQDIEFPAPPPSEEELGEDEQPPLTPLDKMAAPQSLEEVGMVAPPPGEPPHIPPPQEAVLLGSSPVVEPLDVKRCGSETADNSSEQMSSSSTSTEARSTSEASSKEALQAMILSLPRYHCENPASCKSPTLSTDVMRKRLYRIGLNLFNVNPDKGLQFLISRGFIPDTPIGVAHFLLQRKGLSRQMIGEFLGNSKKPFNRDVLDCVVDEMDFSGMELDEALRKFQAHIRVQGEAQKVERLIEAFSQRYCMCNPDVVQQFHNPDTIFILAFAIILLNTDMYSPNIKPDRKMLLEDFIRNLRGVDDGADIPRDMVVGIYERIQQRELRSNEDHVTYVSKVEQSIVGMKTVLSVPHRRLVCCSRLFEVTDVNKAQKQAAHQREVFLFNDLIVILKLCPKKKSTAAYTFCKAMGLLGMQFHLFENEYYPHGITILSPFGSDKKQVLNFCAQSAEELLKFVEDLKESIAEVSEMEQIRIEWELEKQQGAKTHSVKNNGTQLELRGKQGSPSGNQEVDDRSGHNTVEASDVPAQQQQQQHGSESRERGPS